The proteins below are encoded in one region of Apium graveolens cultivar Ventura chromosome 4, ASM990537v1, whole genome shotgun sequence:
- the LOC141721099 gene encoding protein ACTIVITY OF BC1 COMPLEX KINASE 3, chloroplastic-like: protein MAELKFRTFSGTGNLSSISLSSVSSLFLERNVKLRRKRRRTTPPLKAAAVETPPVTSSPRISAAGMKLLEASSLPSASRARSDDMRAEGKAMARAAYVSVYDPQVIYDKYKSRPFKVVGRTLQILTGIGLFGASLWVDKLQGKLDQRKRSRAVELRDILTRLGPTFVKIGQGLSTRPDLCPSEYLEELSELQDDLPTFPDAEALACIEKELGIPLESIYSSISATPIAAASLGQVYKAQMKYSGQTVAVKVQRPGIEEAIGLDFYLIRGLGHLINKYVDIITSDVVALIDEFARRVYQELNYVQEGQNARRFRKLYADKADVFVPDIFWDYTSAKVLTMEWVEGVKLNEKEAIESQGLNVLDLVNAGIQCSLRQLLEYGYFHADPHPGNLLATADGKLAFLDFGMMSETPEEARSAIIGHVVHLVNRDYEAMARDYYALNFLAPEVDVSPIVPALRNFFDDALSATVSELNFKTLVDGLGNVLYQFPFTVPAYYALILRSLTVLEGLALYADPNFKVLAASYPYFAKRLLTDPNPYLRDALIELLFKNGRFRWNRLEDLLVQGKMDRDFSAEDALKPVLKLLLGPDGEELRVLVIRESTRVTEAFMLGSMIDGYNSIPGPLKNLIVNNNTAGPSALSTSEQESLMELRQQVSRIWKLLQSSDNFDPNILQPILLVLQEPEARSLGGRVFGGITQRLAARFLQQLLRTPTVVQAPSNT from the exons ATGGCCGAACTAAAATTCCGTACATTTTCCGGCACCGGTAATCTCTCCTCCATCTCACTTTCTTCAGTTTCATCCttatttctagaaagaaatgtAAAATTACGAAGAAAAAGACGAAGAACGACGCCACCGCTAAAGGCAGCTGCAGTGGAAACTCCACCAGTTACTTCAAGCCCACGTATTAGTGCAGCAGGCATGAAGCTTCTAGAAGCTTCCTCGCTGCCTTCTGCTTCAAGAGCCAGGAGTGATGATATGCGAGCTGAAGGAAAAGCAATGGCACGTGCAGCTTACGTTTCGGTTTATGATCCTCAAGTTATATATGATAAGTATAAGTCTCGTCCGTTTAAGGTTGTGGGACGGACACTTCAGATTTTGACTGGGATTGGGTTGTTTGGGGCTAGTTTATGGGTGGATAAGTTGCAAGGTAAGCTTGATCAAAGGAAGAGATCGAGGGCTGTTGAGTTGAGGGATATTTTGACTCGACTTGGTCCCACTTTTGTTAAGATTGGACAAGGATTGTCGACGAGACCGGATTTGTGTCCTTCTGAGTATCTTGAAGAACTTTCTGAACTGCAG GATGATTTGCCGACATTTCCTGATGCTGAGGCACTAGCTTGTATTGAAAAGGAGTTGGGCATTCCTCTTGAATCTATATACTCTTCAATATCTGCAACTCCAATTGCTGCAGCTAGTCTTGGCCAAGTTTATAAGGCTCAGATGAAGTACTCTGGGCAGACCGTTGCTGTAAAGGTGCAACGCCCTGGAATTGAAGAAGCTATAGGGCTCGACTTCTACCTGATAAGGGGTCTTGGACACCTGATCAACAAATATGTTGACATAATTACTAGTGATGTTGTGGCTCTTATAGATGAATTTGCTCGTAGAGTTTATCAAGAGCTCAACTATGTGCAG GAAGGGCAGAATGCGAGGAGGTTTCGGAAGTTGTATGCCGATAAAGCAGATGTATTTGTACCAGATATCTTCTGGGACTACACTAGTGCCAAGGTTTTGACAATGGAATGGGTTGAAGGTGTCAAATTAAATGAGAAAGAAGCTATTGAGAGCCAAGGTTTGAATGTCTTGGATCTGGTTAACGCTGGTATTCAGTGTAGTCTCAGGCAGCTACTTGAGTATGGATATTTCCATGCCGACCCTCATCCTGGAAATCTCTTGGCAACAGCTGACGGAAAGCTTGCTTTTCTTGATTTTGGAATGATGAGTGAGACTCCTGAAGAAGCAAGATCCGCCATAATCGGTCATGTTGTACACCTGGTTAACCGGGACTATGAAGCAATGGCCCGTGATTACTATGCACTAAACTTTTTGGCCCCAGAAGTTGATGTTTCTCCAATTGTACCAGCACTTAGAAACTTCTTTGATGATGCACTTAGTGCAACAGTGAGTGAGCTCAACTTCAAAACGCTAGTGGATGGTCTGGGTAATGTGCTCTATCAGTTTCCATTTACCG TTCCAGCTTACTATGCGTTGATTTTGAGATCGCTGACTGTTTTGGAAGGTCTAGCCCTCTACGCTGATCCTAATTTCAAAGTACTCGCTGCTTCATATCCATATTTTGCCAAGAGGCTACTCACAGATCCAAATCCATATCTCAGAGACGCTCTAATTGAATTGCTATTCAAAAATGGGAGGTTCAG GTGGAATAGACTTGAGGACTTGCTTGTCCAGGGGAAAATGGACAGGGATTTTTCTGCAGAAGATGCATTAAAACCTGTCCTGAAGCTATTGTTAGGTCCGGATGGCGAAGAGCTTAGGGTTTTAGTTATCAGAGAATCTACCCGCGTTACTGAAGCTTTTATGTTGGGATCAATGATTGATGGATATAACTCAATTCCTGGTCCCTTGAAGAACTTAATTGTCAATAATAATACTGCTGGACCTTCCGCATTGAGCACTTCTGAACAAGAATCCTTGATGGAACTCCGACAACAAGTATCTAGAATTTGGAAGCTTCTACAGTCCTCAGATAATTTTGATCCTAATATTTTGCAGCCCATTTTACTG GTTCTTCAAGAACCTGAGGCACGTAGTCTCGGCGGGCGTGTATTTGGTGGAATAACACAGCGTCTTGCAGCTCGTTTTCTGCAGCAACTTCTCCGTACTCCAACCGTAGTCCAGGCTCCGTCAAATACGTAA